The following coding sequences lie in one Stenotrophomonas rhizophila genomic window:
- a CDS encoding MrcB family domain-containing protein yields MLGTILRTYQQARSEVSFGGENEVSEVFRELREAVERIPTIAGNQHLKVVASYGKGNWATIPWLSILDRRETTTTQRGVYVVYLFSEAGDGVYLTLAQGVTELESLHRKEAVRKLNDRADGVRALIPGLAGAGFDFSAGIDLRSKGSKARMYEASTIASKYYGVDELPSDESLIADLHAALRAYGAVVDAHKGRVAPGLERRVALVGTWGTISRDFSSVRESIDSNGGWASGWTFRLREGVRDELSRGFTLYINGGRRQIVAKARVGALRCAPSADGMANPWPALPGTHDEGSRFNDSANGAYKTWFKVEAIEFIDPFPVEELELVDGFSTSLSVVNQNAFGYVYERLEDSYPGGDDGQDAAGADGSPISAEPEPDLDMSWLAAETLLTEEALGSMIDCLRGSQPQLILAGPPGTSKTWVAQKLATYLTNGRKGAVRLVQFHPSYTYEAFIEGLRPVAGPSGVSFDVTAGVVLQVVRDMRQAGHLNDPDHPYVIIMDEANRANLPRVMGELLYLLEYRDQAISLQLSKEFKLPSNLMFIATMNTADRSIRSIDAAMRRRFEVFELAPDAEVLERYFSSIALPSAAVIEGLSKLNGHLTRDLDRHHTIGHSFFMRNDMSPKVLREVWMRKLLPLIEEYYYDQPDGMGSLSVNQLWPDYAD; encoded by the coding sequence ATGCTTGGCACGATCCTGCGCACGTACCAGCAAGCGCGATCTGAAGTCAGCTTTGGCGGGGAGAATGAAGTCTCAGAAGTCTTTCGGGAGCTAAGAGAGGCAGTTGAGCGCATTCCGACTATTGCCGGCAACCAGCATCTAAAAGTGGTGGCGAGCTACGGCAAGGGCAACTGGGCAACAATCCCTTGGCTATCTATCCTGGATCGACGAGAGACCACCACCACTCAACGTGGCGTCTATGTGGTCTACCTCTTCAGCGAGGCAGGGGACGGGGTCTACCTCACTCTCGCCCAAGGAGTCACCGAGCTCGAGTCACTTCATCGCAAGGAGGCCGTTAGGAAGCTCAATGACCGCGCAGATGGGGTGAGGGCTCTCATTCCCGGCCTTGCTGGAGCGGGCTTCGACTTCTCCGCGGGCATAGATCTCCGTTCCAAGGGCAGCAAGGCCCGTATGTATGAGGCGTCCACGATCGCGTCCAAGTACTACGGCGTGGATGAACTCCCCTCCGATGAATCGCTGATCGCCGATCTCCACGCTGCTCTGCGGGCTTACGGCGCAGTCGTCGATGCTCACAAAGGCCGGGTGGCGCCAGGGCTGGAACGACGCGTTGCCCTCGTGGGGACATGGGGGACAATCTCTCGGGACTTTAGCTCTGTACGAGAGAGCATAGACAGCAATGGTGGATGGGCGAGCGGCTGGACATTCAGGCTCCGAGAGGGCGTTCGTGACGAGCTCTCCAGAGGTTTCACGCTTTACATCAATGGCGGCAGGCGGCAGATCGTCGCCAAGGCGCGCGTGGGCGCGCTCCGCTGCGCGCCGTCTGCGGATGGAATGGCCAATCCATGGCCCGCGCTACCGGGGACCCACGACGAAGGAAGTCGATTCAACGATAGCGCCAACGGCGCTTACAAGACGTGGTTCAAAGTCGAGGCTATCGAGTTCATTGACCCCTTTCCCGTGGAGGAATTGGAACTGGTAGACGGGTTCTCCACATCTCTCAGCGTGGTGAATCAAAATGCATTCGGCTACGTGTACGAGAGACTCGAAGACTCATACCCCGGCGGCGATGACGGCCAAGATGCCGCTGGCGCGGACGGATCGCCCATTTCAGCCGAGCCCGAACCGGATCTGGACATGTCATGGTTGGCGGCTGAGACGCTCCTCACCGAAGAAGCACTCGGCAGCATGATCGATTGTCTGCGCGGGAGTCAGCCACAGCTGATTCTGGCGGGCCCACCCGGCACCAGTAAAACCTGGGTGGCCCAGAAGCTTGCAACCTACCTAACCAACGGTCGTAAGGGTGCAGTGCGACTGGTGCAGTTCCATCCCAGCTACACGTACGAGGCATTCATCGAAGGGTTGCGACCAGTAGCAGGTCCTTCAGGCGTTTCGTTCGATGTGACAGCTGGTGTAGTGCTGCAGGTAGTGCGTGATATGCGCCAGGCGGGACATCTCAACGATCCAGACCATCCCTACGTCATCATCATGGATGAGGCAAATCGGGCAAATCTCCCTCGGGTGATGGGCGAGCTTCTGTATCTTCTTGAGTATCGGGATCAGGCAATTAGTCTCCAGCTCTCCAAGGAGTTCAAGCTGCCTTCGAACCTGATGTTCATCGCAACGATGAACACCGCCGATCGCAGCATTCGCTCCATAGATGCGGCGATGCGGCGCCGTTTCGAGGTTTTCGAGCTCGCACCGGATGCGGAAGTGCTGGAGCGCTACTTCAGCTCCATAGCTCTACCCTCAGCAGCCGTGATAGAGGGGCTGTCCAAGCTCAATGGGCATCTCACAAGGGATCTGGACCGACACCACACCATCGGCCATTCCTTCTTCATGCGCAATGACATGTCCCCAAAAGTTCTAAGGGAAGTCTGGATGCGAAAGCTGCTGCCCCTCATTGAGGAGTACTACTACGATCAGCCGGATGGCATGGGTTCCCTGAGCGTCAACCAGTTGTGGCCTGACTATGCTGACTGA
- a CDS encoding MAE_28990/MAE_18760 family HEPN-like nuclease produces MPPQTIVQLQEKIDRDLAWRKKEIVAILRATARVSASKQYYCRAGVVMLCAHWEGFLKKAVGLYVKFVFSQELKYTEMSDHFVAISFYDDVVEAAKANYPGARQHHLKLSKKIRDATTGPARWKVGTHGNPSSEVLSCLMESIGIDGQLNMSAAEWVAAKTFVDSLLLAERHKIAHGEGLQVDSDVFRERVTIVLSLCQAISDAILAAAQSESYRVACQEPGVAA; encoded by the coding sequence ATGCCGCCCCAGACGATAGTGCAACTTCAGGAAAAGATAGACAGGGATCTGGCGTGGAGGAAGAAGGAAATAGTGGCGATCTTGCGCGCTACAGCCAGAGTGTCGGCTTCCAAGCAGTATTACTGCAGAGCTGGCGTCGTTATGCTCTGTGCACATTGGGAGGGATTCTTAAAAAAGGCTGTTGGCCTGTATGTAAAATTCGTATTTTCCCAAGAGCTTAAGTACACCGAAATGAGCGATCATTTCGTGGCCATCTCCTTCTATGATGATGTCGTGGAGGCTGCAAAGGCAAATTATCCCGGCGCGCGGCAGCATCACCTAAAACTCTCAAAGAAGATTCGCGATGCAACTACGGGCCCGGCCCGGTGGAAGGTCGGAACTCATGGGAATCCAAGTTCGGAAGTTTTGAGTTGCCTGATGGAATCCATAGGGATTGATGGCCAGTTGAACATGAGCGCTGCCGAGTGGGTCGCGGCGAAGACATTCGTCGATTCACTTCTGCTAGCAGAGCGACATAAAATCGCCCACGGCGAAGGCCTTCAGGTGGATAGTGATGTATTCAGAGAGCGGGTTACGATTGTGCTTTCACTTTGCCAGGCAATCTCTGACGCAATACTTGCGGCTGCCCAAAGTGAGAGTTATCGAGTTGCTTGCCAGGAGCCAGGCGTTGCGGCGTGA
- a CDS encoding DUF262 domain-containing protein translates to MSIKSEVDSKRREISSENLSMSVGEVLNLYKDNELDIHPEFQRVFRWIPQQKSRLIESLLLGIPLPPIYVASNENGIWEVIDGVQRLSTIFEFMGELSGPKSDTDDEVVQKPAFILEATKHLPSLKGATYAGLDQTLKLEFKRTRLDVKILEREKGSASTGKFDLFERLNTYGASLSPQEIRNCILVSLNSPMYRKLKALAENDAFISCTLLSDTQRNERYDMDLALRFMTLRDVGPKEIGDVHDFLRDRMEVIALDKRFDIDAEVLLFEEVFSYLDNEVGGDSFRPWNSKLGMFRGAFSLAAFEGIGLSIGRHWDRIKKVKSNFDLEDVIKSVWETDAYKKSFSGLRARERMLRVKPVADGLVVAALEKAENKSKSAAKKVGAKKAAKKVVAKRGVEGLGVPSRSKDKVSGSSAASKVTKKTSKRSVKS, encoded by the coding sequence ATGTCGATCAAGAGTGAAGTGGACTCTAAGCGCCGCGAGATATCATCTGAGAATCTATCGATGTCCGTTGGTGAGGTGCTTAACCTCTATAAGGACAATGAGCTTGACATTCACCCTGAATTTCAGCGTGTGTTTCGCTGGATTCCGCAGCAAAAATCACGCCTAATTGAGTCCCTGCTCTTGGGCATACCGTTGCCTCCGATCTATGTGGCGTCGAATGAGAACGGAATCTGGGAAGTGATTGATGGTGTTCAGCGCCTTTCCACAATATTTGAATTCATGGGGGAGTTGTCGGGCCCAAAATCAGATACTGATGATGAAGTTGTGCAGAAGCCGGCCTTTATTCTCGAGGCGACGAAGCACCTGCCTTCTCTCAAGGGCGCTACCTACGCTGGCTTGGATCAAACTCTGAAGCTTGAGTTTAAGCGTACAAGGCTCGACGTAAAGATACTCGAGCGAGAGAAGGGTTCTGCTTCGACGGGCAAGTTCGATCTGTTCGAGCGTCTGAACACTTATGGCGCCTCTCTTTCTCCTCAGGAGATTAGAAACTGCATATTGGTTAGTTTGAATTCGCCGATGTACAGGAAGCTAAAGGCGTTAGCTGAGAATGATGCGTTCATTTCCTGCACCCTTCTGAGTGATACTCAGCGTAATGAGCGATATGACATGGATTTGGCCCTGAGATTCATGACCCTCAGGGATGTTGGCCCCAAGGAGATCGGTGATGTGCATGATTTTCTTAGGGATCGCATGGAAGTGATTGCATTAGACAAGCGCTTTGATATTGATGCCGAAGTTCTTTTGTTTGAGGAGGTCTTTTCCTACTTGGACAACGAGGTTGGAGGGGACTCCTTCCGTCCTTGGAACTCTAAATTGGGAATGTTTAGGGGGGCCTTCTCCCTGGCTGCGTTTGAGGGAATTGGTCTTTCAATCGGTCGTCATTGGGACCGGATTAAGAAAGTAAAGTCGAATTTTGACTTGGAAGATGTAATTAAGAGTGTTTGGGAAACAGACGCGTACAAGAAGAGTTTTTCGGGGCTTCGGGCGCGCGAAAGAATGCTCCGTGTCAAGCCTGTGGCGGATGGCTTGGTAGTCGCCGCACTGGAAAAGGCTGAGAATAAGAGTAAGTCCGCCGCGAAGAAGGTAGGGGCAAAGAAGGCTGCGAAGAAGGTCGTTGCCAAGCGAGGGGTTGAAGGTTTGGGTGTCCCATCACGTTCAAAGGATAAGGTTTCAGGAAGTTCCGCTGCTTCTAAAGTCACGAAGAAAACCTCCAAGCGTTCAGTAAAATCCTGA
- the aceE gene encoding pyruvate dehydrogenase (acetyl-transferring), homodimeric type has protein sequence MNWLNEVLNNDPNPVETQEWIESLKAVIDVEGPERAHQLLEGMVELTRRSGAYLPFSPTTEYVNTIAPTLEAKSPGNAELEWRIRSIIRWNAMATVVRANRKPGDLGGHIASFASGATLYDVGFNHFWRAPSEDHPGDLLFIQGHSAPGIYARSFLEGRIDEAQLDKFRMEVDGGGLSSYPHPWLMPDYWQTPTVSMGLGPLAAIYQAQFLRYLENRGLIEKSDRKVWCFIGDGESDEPETLGAIALAGREGLDNLIFVVNCNLQRLDGPVRGNGKIIQELEGVFRGGGWNVIKLLWGGYWDALLAKDTNGVLRKLMMETVDGEYQNCKAFGGAYTREHFFGKYPETAAMVAGLSDDDIWRLNRGGHDPHKVYAAYHEAVNTKGMPTVILAKTVKGYGMGSAGEALNPTHQTKKLDDDAVRHFRDRFNIPVTDAQLADGQVPFYHPGPDSPEVKYLQERRAALGGYLPQRRRKAEKSFVAPKLESYERLLKSSGERSYSTTMAFVQSLNITLRDKELGPHIVPIVADEARTFGMEGLFRQIGIYAPFGQKYKPVDADQLMFYREDQSGQVLQQGISEPGAIASWMAAGTSYSVSNVPMLPFYIYYSMFGFQRVGDLAWQAADMRTRGFLLGGTAGRTTLNGEGLQHEDGFSHIVAGGIPNVRSYDPTFGFEVTVILQHGTKAMMEDQIDEYYYITLMNENYTHPEMPEGAADGIVKGMYLLTDAGKPKKGELRVQLLGSGTILREAIAAAELLDKDFGVTADIWSCPSFNELRRDGFDVERYNRFHPEGEQRKAFVTELLEGRQGPAIAATDYVRAYADQIRSFVPMSYTVLGTDGFGRSDTRANLRRFFEVDRYYIAHAAIAALAKEGKMTAKDVARAIKQYKIDPEKANPVGV, from the coding sequence ATGAACTGGTTGAACGAGGTGCTGAACAACGACCCGAATCCTGTGGAAACCCAGGAATGGATCGAGTCGCTGAAGGCCGTAATTGATGTCGAGGGCCCCGAGCGCGCGCATCAACTGTTGGAAGGCATGGTTGAACTCACCCGTCGTTCGGGCGCGTACCTGCCGTTCTCTCCCACCACCGAATACGTGAACACCATCGCGCCGACCCTGGAGGCCAAGAGCCCGGGCAACGCCGAACTGGAATGGCGCATTCGTTCCATCATCCGCTGGAACGCGATGGCCACCGTGGTGCGCGCCAACCGCAAGCCCGGCGACCTGGGCGGCCACATCGCCTCCTTCGCCTCCGGCGCCACGCTGTATGACGTGGGCTTCAACCACTTCTGGCGCGCCCCCAGCGAAGACCACCCCGGCGACCTGCTCTTCATCCAGGGTCACAGCGCCCCGGGCATCTATGCGCGTTCCTTCCTGGAAGGCCGCATCGACGAAGCCCAGCTGGACAAGTTCCGCATGGAAGTGGACGGCGGTGGCCTCTCCAGCTACCCGCACCCGTGGCTGATGCCCGATTACTGGCAGACCCCCACCGTGTCGATGGGCCTGGGCCCGCTGGCCGCCATCTACCAGGCGCAGTTCCTGCGTTACCTGGAAAACCGTGGCCTGATCGAGAAGTCCGACCGCAAGGTGTGGTGCTTCATCGGCGACGGCGAGAGCGACGAGCCGGAAACCCTGGGCGCCATCGCGCTGGCCGGCCGCGAAGGCCTGGACAACCTGATCTTCGTGGTCAACTGCAACCTGCAGCGCCTTGACGGCCCGGTGCGTGGCAACGGCAAGATCATCCAGGAACTGGAAGGTGTCTTCCGTGGCGGCGGCTGGAATGTCATCAAGCTGCTGTGGGGCGGTTACTGGGATGCCCTGCTGGCCAAGGACACCAACGGCGTCCTGCGCAAGCTGATGATGGAAACCGTCGACGGCGAATACCAGAACTGCAAGGCCTTCGGCGGCGCGTATACCCGCGAGCATTTCTTCGGCAAGTACCCGGAGACCGCAGCCATGGTCGCCGGCCTGTCCGACGACGACATCTGGCGCCTCAACCGTGGCGGCCACGATCCGCACAAGGTGTATGCCGCGTACCACGAAGCGGTGAACACCAAGGGCATGCCCACCGTGATCCTGGCCAAGACAGTCAAGGGCTACGGCATGGGCAGCGCGGGTGAAGCACTCAACCCGACCCACCAGACCAAGAAGCTGGACGACGACGCCGTTCGCCACTTCCGCGACCGCTTCAACATCCCGGTGACCGACGCCCAGCTGGCCGACGGCCAGGTGCCGTTCTACCACCCGGGCCCGGATTCGCCGGAAGTGAAGTACCTGCAGGAACGCCGCGCCGCCCTGGGGGGTTACCTGCCGCAGCGCCGTCGCAAGGCCGAAAAGAGCTTCGTGGCGCCCAAGCTGGAAAGCTACGAGCGCCTGCTCAAGAGCAGCGGCGAGCGCAGCTACTCCACCACCATGGCCTTCGTGCAGAGCCTGAACATCACCCTGCGCGACAAGGAACTGGGCCCGCACATCGTGCCGATCGTGGCGGACGAAGCCCGTACCTTCGGTATGGAAGGCCTGTTCCGCCAGATCGGCATCTACGCGCCGTTCGGCCAGAAGTACAAGCCTGTCGATGCCGACCAGCTCATGTTCTACCGCGAAGACCAGAGCGGCCAGGTGCTGCAGCAGGGCATCAGCGAGCCGGGCGCCATTGCCTCGTGGATGGCCGCCGGTACCAGCTACTCGGTAAGCAACGTGCCGATGCTGCCGTTCTACATCTACTACAGCATGTTCGGCTTCCAGCGCGTGGGCGACCTTGCCTGGCAGGCCGCCGACATGCGTACCCGTGGCTTCCTGCTGGGCGGCACCGCCGGCCGCACCACGCTGAACGGCGAAGGCCTGCAGCACGAAGATGGCTTCAGCCATATCGTGGCCGGTGGCATCCCGAACGTGCGCAGCTATGACCCGACCTTCGGCTTCGAAGTGACGGTGATCCTGCAGCACGGCACCAAGGCCATGATGGAAGATCAGATTGATGAGTACTACTACATCACCCTGATGAACGAAAACTACACCCACCCGGAAATGCCGGAAGGCGCGGCCGACGGCATCGTCAAGGGCATGTATCTGCTCACCGACGCCGGCAAGCCGAAGAAGGGCGAGCTGCGCGTGCAGCTGCTGGGTTCGGGCACCATCCTGCGCGAAGCCATTGCCGCAGCCGAGCTGCTGGACAAGGACTTCGGCGTGACCGCCGACATCTGGAGCTGCCCGAGCTTCAACGAACTGCGCCGCGACGGCTTCGACGTGGAGCGTTACAACCGCTTCCACCCGGAAGGCGAGCAGCGCAAGGCGTTCGTGACCGAGCTGCTGGAAGGCCGCCAGGGCCCGGCCATTGCCGCCACCGACTACGTGCGTGCGTACGCGGACCAGATCCGCTCGTTCGTGCCGATGTCGTACACGGTGCTGGGTACCGATGGGTTTGGTCGTTCGGATACGCGTGCCAACCTGCGTCGCTTCTTCGAGGTTGACCGGTACTACATCGCGCATGCCGCGATTGCGGCGCTGGCGAAGGAAGGGAAGATGACGGCCAAGGATGTGGCGCGGGCGATCAAGCAGTACAAGATTGATCCTGAGAAGGCTAATCCGGTTGGGGTTTGA